One Vibrio gazogenes genomic region harbors:
- a CDS encoding metal ABC transporter permease, with product MDNLIQWFSEPFQFEFMQRALWAGLAVGAVCAVLSCYLVLKGWSLMGDAISHAVLPGIVIAYALGIALPIGAFISGLTCALMSGYIKENCRVKEDTVMGIVYSGMFALGLILFTKIETDQHLLHILFGNMLGIQDFEFTQTVTLSLIVFAIIVIFRKDFLLYCFDRSHARVVGLPVVLLHYGLLVLLSLTIVATIQAVGVIMVVAMLVAPGMTAFILTKQFAYMMWIALAVSLSAIILGILISFHIDGATSACIVLVQAAFFILALTVTKLKTRVATFNEPASETNTRGC from the coding sequence ATGGATAATCTCATACAATGGTTCAGTGAACCTTTCCAGTTTGAATTTATGCAGCGTGCGCTGTGGGCCGGTCTGGCCGTCGGTGCGGTCTGCGCTGTACTCTCGTGCTATCTGGTCCTGAAAGGCTGGTCGCTGATGGGCGATGCGATCTCTCATGCCGTATTGCCGGGCATCGTGATTGCCTACGCATTGGGTATTGCACTGCCAATCGGCGCATTCATCTCCGGCCTTACCTGTGCCCTGATGAGTGGCTATATCAAGGAGAATTGCCGGGTCAAAGAAGACACCGTGATGGGGATTGTTTATTCGGGCATGTTTGCACTGGGTCTAATTCTATTCACCAAAATAGAAACCGATCAGCACCTGCTACATATTCTGTTCGGCAATATGCTCGGTATTCAGGATTTTGAATTCACTCAGACCGTGACCTTATCCCTGATTGTATTTGCGATTATCGTCATATTCAGGAAAGATTTTTTACTTTACTGCTTTGACCGCAGCCATGCGCGAGTTGTCGGGTTACCCGTGGTGCTGCTTCACTACGGTTTACTGGTGCTCTTATCACTGACCATCGTCGCAACCATTCAAGCTGTCGGTGTCATTATGGTGGTCGCAATGCTAGTGGCTCCGGGTATGACCGCTTTTATTCTCACCAAACAGTTTGCCTACATGATGTGGATTGCACTGGCGGTCTCGCTGAGCGCTATTATTCTCGGAATCTTGATCAGTTTTCACATCGATGGCGCAACCAGCGCATGTATCGTCCTCGTTCAGGCGGCATTTTTTATTCTGGCACTCACTGTCACAAAACTAAAAACCCGAGTGGCAACATTCAACGAACCGGCATCAGAGACAAACACTAGGGGCTGTTGA
- the rbsB gene encoding ribose ABC transporter substrate-binding protein RbsB, producing MKKLVTLISTALLSSTMSIAAQAQDTIAIVLSTLNNPFFVSMKDGAEAKAKDLGYQLIVLDSQNDPSKELSNVEDLTVRGVKAILINPTDSDAVSNAIRLANRAKVPVITLDRGANHGDVVSHIASDNVAGGEMAGDFIADKLGDNAKVIQLEGIAGTSAARERGEGFMNAVKKRHLNLLASQPADFDRTKGLNVMENLLAANPDVQAVFAQNDEMALGAVRAVQAAGKKVMIVGFDGTDDGMKAVLRGQLAATIAQQPDVIGALGVDIADQLLKGGTVNKNVPVPLKIISN from the coding sequence ATGAAAAAACTAGTTACGCTAATCTCTACAGCTTTACTTTCGTCTACGATGTCGATTGCAGCGCAGGCGCAGGACACCATTGCGATTGTACTATCGACGTTGAACAATCCATTTTTTGTAAGCATGAAAGATGGTGCCGAAGCGAAAGCCAAAGATTTGGGCTATCAACTCATCGTTCTGGATTCACAAAACGATCCAAGTAAAGAGCTTTCCAACGTGGAAGACTTAACGGTTCGTGGTGTGAAAGCCATTCTGATTAACCCAACAGATTCCGACGCCGTTTCGAATGCTATTCGTCTGGCTAACCGCGCCAAAGTGCCAGTCATCACCCTTGACCGTGGTGCCAACCATGGTGATGTTGTCAGCCATATCGCATCAGATAACGTTGCCGGTGGTGAAATGGCAGGTGATTTCATCGCTGACAAGCTTGGTGACAATGCCAAAGTGATTCAGTTGGAAGGGATTGCTGGTACTTCTGCTGCTCGTGAGCGTGGTGAAGGCTTCATGAACGCTGTGAAAAAACGTCATTTGAATCTTTTAGCTAGCCAACCAGCAGACTTTGACCGGACGAAAGGTTTGAACGTCATGGAAAACCTGTTGGCAGCCAACCCTGATGTACAAGCGGTATTTGCTCAGAATGATGAAATGGCGCTTGGTGCAGTTCGTGCGGTTCAGGCGGCAGGCAAAAAAGTGATGATCGTTGGATTTGATGGCACAGATGACGGTATGAAAGCGGTTCTGCGTGGTCAATTAGCAGCAACAATTGCTCAACAGCCGGATGTTATCGGTGCGTTGGGTGTTGATATCGCTGATCAATTACTCAAAGGCGGCACAGTGAACAAAAACGTTCCTGTACCTTTGAAAATTATTAGTAACTAA
- a CDS encoding 1-aminocyclopropane-1-carboxylate deaminase, whose translation MKLEKFERYPLNFGPTPIEKLSRLSEFLGGEIEIYAKREDCNCGLAFGGNKIRKLEYIVPEAIASGADTLVTIGGVQSNHTRLVAATAAKIGMKCRLVQESWVPFQDAVYDRVGNILMSRVMGAEIELVDEGFDIGIRESWENAIEDVKAKGGVPYPIPAGASEHPYGGLGYVRFAEEVREQEAEMGIKFDYIVVCTVTGSTMAGMVVGFAADGRAQNVIGIDASGTPEKNHEQVLRIAQHTADLVELGQEITAEDIVIMDDYAYPAYGVPSDGTNDAIRIAARTEGMMTDPVYEGKSMQGLIDLTRQGFFPKGSKVLYAHLGGVPAINAYSYIYRNG comes from the coding sequence ATGAAATTGGAGAAGTTTGAACGTTACCCGCTTAATTTTGGTCCGACCCCGATTGAAAAACTCAGTCGCCTGAGTGAATTTCTCGGAGGAGAAATTGAAATTTATGCCAAGCGAGAAGATTGCAACTGTGGGCTGGCTTTTGGCGGCAACAAAATTCGGAAGCTGGAGTACATTGTCCCTGAGGCGATTGCCAGTGGCGCCGATACGTTAGTGACTATCGGTGGTGTGCAATCGAACCATACTCGTCTGGTGGCGGCAACCGCTGCGAAAATCGGCATGAAATGTCGGCTGGTTCAGGAGAGTTGGGTACCATTCCAGGATGCGGTCTATGATCGTGTCGGCAATATTCTGATGAGCCGAGTGATGGGAGCTGAGATTGAACTTGTTGATGAAGGGTTTGATATCGGTATTCGCGAAAGTTGGGAAAATGCAATCGAAGATGTGAAAGCAAAAGGGGGTGTTCCTTATCCGATTCCTGCCGGTGCATCAGAGCATCCATATGGCGGGTTAGGGTATGTCCGGTTTGCTGAAGAAGTTCGCGAACAAGAAGCCGAAATGGGAATCAAATTCGATTATATCGTGGTGTGTACGGTGACAGGGTCAACAATGGCCGGGATGGTTGTCGGTTTTGCGGCAGATGGCAGAGCACAAAATGTGATTGGTATTGATGCTTCTGGTACGCCGGAGAAAAACCATGAGCAGGTTTTACGTATCGCACAACATACGGCTGATTTGGTCGAATTAGGTCAGGAAATCACCGCAGAAGATATCGTTATTATGGATGATTATGCTTATCCAGCTTATGGCGTACCTTCTGATGGGACCAATGATGCGATTCGAATTGCAGCACGTACGGAAGGTATGATGACCGATCCGGTTTACGAAGGAAAATCGATGCAAGGTTTGATTGATCTGACACGTCAGGGATTCTTCCCTAAAGGTTCCAAAGTATTATATGCACACTTGGGTGGCGTCCCGGCAATTAATGCCTATAGTTATATTTATCGTAATGGTTGA
- a CDS encoding MaoC family dehydratase has translation MKVVELFKQRGEILSKQHAELMQKMPPAMREYWEELLTKTNNFHLFSWIRDFHQPAVNEEVSLPNDADNVALKRESATFTQESLKLTPEAQALYEELREKIGEVIHVGDWLNIDQSRIDQFGSVTEDTQWIHTDPERASVESPFKTTIAHGFLTLALLPKLTDSVNPEVPLFPTAKMVVNVGLNQVRFPYPVKSGDRVRAKSILTKVTPVRKGLEIEREIRVEIDGIRRPGCIVVSVIQLHF, from the coding sequence ATGAAAGTCGTCGAACTGTTCAAACAACGTGGTGAAATATTAAGCAAGCAGCATGCAGAACTGATGCAGAAGATGCCGCCAGCGATGCGCGAGTATTGGGAAGAGTTGCTGACAAAAACGAATAACTTTCACCTGTTTTCGTGGATCAGAGATTTTCATCAACCCGCGGTGAATGAAGAAGTTAGTCTGCCGAACGATGCAGATAATGTTGCATTAAAGCGTGAATCTGCAACCTTCACTCAAGAATCGCTGAAATTAACCCCGGAAGCTCAGGCTTTGTATGAAGAGCTACGGGAGAAAATTGGTGAAGTGATCCATGTCGGGGACTGGCTGAATATCGATCAATCCCGGATTGATCAATTTGGTTCTGTGACTGAAGATACACAGTGGATTCATACGGATCCTGAACGGGCATCTGTTGAGTCTCCGTTTAAGACAACCATTGCACATGGTTTTCTGACGTTAGCATTGTTACCGAAACTGACTGATAGCGTGAATCCTGAAGTACCGTTATTTCCGACCGCAAAAATGGTTGTGAATGTCGGTTTGAATCAGGTGCGCTTTCCGTATCCGGTCAAGTCAGGTGATCGTGTCCGGGCAAAAAGTATTTTGACCAAAGTGACACCCGTACGTAAAGGACTGGAAATCGAGCGTGAAATCCGCGTTGAGATTGACGGTATCAGACGTCCGGGCTGTATTGTCGTGTCAGTGATTCAACTGCACTTCTAA
- a CDS encoding putative transporter: MGEVALSILVLSLVAVIGLWLGGLKIKGVGLGIGGVLFGGIFVGHFINQFGWHLDSHAMHFIKEFGLILFVYTIGIQVGPGFFASLKSSGLKLNGLAAGIVVVGGLTAVILHFIFNIPLHIFLGIYSGAVTNTPSLAAGQQILHELGEVNSQVDMLGLGYAMAYPFGIIGILLSMWIIRIVFEINVDKEAESYDSRSLGKGKDLLSVNVMIDNPNMDQMKFAELVTLIGQGVVCSRMKTQGNLVVPGDDTTLHIGDYLHFVSDRQELLHKAVLIVGREVSESLSTKGTVLKSDRVVVTNEKVLGKHLGELSLKYKHNVVISRLNRSGVELVASQDSVLQFGDILYIVGQKEDIEYVGKMLGNTASKLHHVQMLPIFIGIGLGVLLGSIPFQLPHLPAPLKLGLAGGPLIVAIILARIGSIGRLYWFMPPSANLALREIGIVLFLAVVGISSGGNFFTTIMDGEGLTWMGYGIIITLVPLISVGMFARFFGKVNYLTICGLMAGSMTDPPALAFANAMHATSGASSLAYATVYPLVMCLRILTPQVIAVLLWVTG; encoded by the coding sequence ATGGGCGAAGTCGCACTCTCGATACTTGTCCTGTCCTTGGTGGCAGTGATTGGGTTGTGGTTAGGTGGCTTGAAAATCAAAGGTGTCGGGCTCGGTATCGGTGGCGTGCTGTTTGGCGGAATTTTCGTCGGGCATTTCATCAACCAGTTTGGTTGGCATCTTGATAGTCATGCTATGCATTTCATTAAAGAATTCGGGTTGATTCTATTTGTTTATACCATCGGGATTCAGGTCGGGCCGGGGTTCTTTGCATCTCTGAAGAGCAGTGGTCTCAAGCTGAATGGACTGGCGGCAGGGATTGTCGTCGTTGGTGGTTTAACGGCTGTTATCCTTCATTTTATTTTCAATATTCCGCTGCATATTTTCCTCGGAATCTACTCCGGTGCGGTGACCAATACGCCTTCTTTAGCTGCCGGACAACAAATTCTGCATGAGTTGGGAGAAGTGAACAGTCAAGTCGATATGCTGGGGCTCGGTTATGCCATGGCTTATCCCTTTGGGATTATCGGGATTTTGCTGTCAATGTGGATTATCCGGATTGTTTTTGAAATTAATGTGGATAAAGAAGCTGAGTCTTATGACAGCCGCAGTCTGGGGAAAGGCAAAGATCTGTTATCGGTCAATGTGATGATCGACAATCCGAATATGGATCAGATGAAGTTTGCTGAATTGGTCACCTTGATTGGTCAAGGAGTCGTGTGTTCCAGAATGAAGACTCAAGGCAATTTGGTTGTTCCCGGTGATGATACCACGCTCCATATCGGTGATTATCTGCATTTTGTCAGTGACCGTCAGGAACTATTGCATAAAGCGGTTTTGATTGTCGGACGTGAAGTTTCGGAGTCGTTGTCCACCAAAGGGACAGTGCTGAAAAGTGATCGGGTGGTGGTTACCAATGAAAAAGTGCTCGGTAAGCATTTGGGGGAATTGAGCCTCAAATATAAGCATAATGTGGTGATTTCACGGTTGAACCGGTCTGGTGTCGAGCTGGTGGCAAGCCAAGACTCGGTGCTGCAATTCGGGGATATTCTGTATATTGTCGGCCAGAAAGAAGATATTGAATATGTCGGTAAAATGCTCGGAAATACGGCAAGTAAGCTACATCATGTACAGATGTTGCCGATTTTTATCGGTATTGGCTTAGGTGTATTACTTGGATCAATTCCGTTTCAGCTCCCACATTTACCGGCACCGCTGAAGTTGGGGCTGGCCGGAGGGCCGTTAATTGTTGCCATTATTTTGGCAAGAATCGGCAGTATCGGTCGGCTTTACTGGTTTATGCCGCCAAGTGCGAACCTCGCTTTACGGGAAATCGGTATCGTGCTCTTTCTGGCGGTTGTCGGGATCAGTTCCGGTGGTAATTTCTTCACGACCATCATGGATGGTGAAGGGCTGACGTGGATGGGATACGGAATTATCATTACCTTGGTTCCGTTGATCTCCGTCGGTATGTTCGCCCGCTTTTTCGGTAAAGTGAACTATCTGACGATTTGCGGATTAATGGCGGGTTCGATGACCGATCCACCGGCTCTGGCATTTGCCAATGCAATGCATGCAACCAGTGGCGCCTCATCACTGGCTTATGCGACGGTTTATCCGTTAGTGATGTGTTTGAGGATTCTGACACCGCAGGTGATCGCTGTACTGCTATGGGTGACCGGCTAG
- the rbsK gene encoding ribokinase: protein MSKLVVLGSVNADHVLRVPTFPRPGETLHGHDYQVIPGGKGANQAVAAARLGADISFVASVGDDPFGVNIRESFKLDGMDISGVKIQPDCPTGIAMIQVTDSGENAICISSEANARLTAESLDSDLTRIQQAEYFLTQLETPLEGVIRGAQTAKAASTQVILNPAPARSLPDELLSCVDMITPNETEAEVLTGVAVTDESSAARAAAVLHEKGITTVLITLGAKGVWLSESGQGTLIPGFRVDAIDTTAAGDTFNGALVTGLLEGLSMQHAIRFAHASAAISVTRFGAQTSIPARQEVDTFLAQQA from the coding sequence ATGAGTAAATTAGTTGTACTGGGCAGTGTTAACGCTGATCATGTGTTACGAGTTCCGACTTTTCCACGTCCGGGAGAAACGCTTCATGGACATGATTATCAGGTGATTCCTGGTGGAAAAGGGGCCAATCAGGCGGTTGCTGCTGCTCGTTTGGGAGCCGATATCAGTTTTGTTGCCAGCGTCGGTGATGATCCGTTTGGCGTCAACATCCGGGAAAGTTTTAAGCTCGATGGTATGGATATCTCCGGGGTAAAAATTCAACCGGATTGCCCGACTGGGATCGCGATGATTCAGGTCACGGATAGTGGTGAAAATGCGATTTGTATCTCTTCTGAAGCGAATGCTCGCCTCACGGCTGAATCACTGGACAGTGATCTGACTCGCATTCAGCAAGCAGAGTATTTTCTGACTCAGTTGGAAACGCCGCTTGAAGGGGTGATTCGTGGTGCTCAGACTGCAAAAGCTGCGAGTACGCAAGTGATTCTTAATCCTGCACCGGCACGTTCGCTGCCGGATGAACTGCTCAGTTGTGTGGATATGATTACGCCTAATGAAACCGAGGCCGAGGTTCTGACGGGTGTGGCTGTTACGGATGAGTCAAGTGCCGCGCGTGCGGCTGCGGTGCTGCATGAGAAAGGTATCACCACGGTGTTGATAACCTTGGGTGCCAAAGGCGTGTGGCTCAGTGAAAGCGGGCAGGGAACATTGATTCCCGGATTTCGGGTTGATGCCATCGATACCACCGCTGCCGGTGATACATTTAATGGCGCACTGGTGACCGGGCTATTGGAAGGGTTGTCAATGCAGCATGCGATTCGTTTTGCTCATGCATCGGCGGCGATTTCTGTGACTCGCTTTGGCGCACAGACCTCGATTCCGGCGCGACAAGAAGTAGATACTTTTCTTGCACAACAGGCATGA
- a CDS encoding substrate-binding domain-containing protein: protein MATMKDIAKRAGVSTSTVSHVINKTRYVSDEIAVRVNQAAKDLNYSPSALARSLKMNRTKTLGMLVTTSTNPFFGEVVKGVERSCYQKGYNLILCNTEGDDHRMKESINTLLEKRVDGLILMCSSLEGEHIDAFDRFPEVPVVVMDRGPVHFACDKIQDNSLLGGLMATNYLIECGHREIGCITGPLQLHQAYMRYEGFKKAMNEAKLSINPAWIAEANFECDGGVDAFQRICQRGPLPSAIFAGNDMMAMGVINAAHARGIRIPEDLSIIGYDDIYIAKYVTPSLTTIHQPKHRLGTAAVEALVNRLDKRQSEAQIVHLEPTLVIRDSVRKYR, encoded by the coding sequence ATGGCGACGATGAAAGATATTGCCAAACGTGCTGGCGTTTCCACATCAACGGTAAGTCATGTGATCAATAAAACTCGTTATGTGAGTGATGAAATAGCCGTCCGGGTCAATCAGGCGGCGAAAGATCTGAATTATTCACCTTCTGCATTAGCACGTAGTCTTAAAATGAATCGAACCAAAACGCTTGGTATGTTAGTCACAACCTCGACGAATCCGTTCTTCGGTGAAGTGGTGAAGGGTGTTGAGCGGAGTTGCTATCAAAAGGGTTACAATCTCATCTTATGTAATACCGAAGGTGATGATCATCGTATGAAAGAATCGATCAACACTTTGCTTGAAAAGCGGGTAGATGGTCTTATTTTGATGTGTTCATCCCTTGAAGGGGAGCATATTGATGCGTTCGATCGTTTTCCGGAAGTGCCTGTGGTCGTGATGGATCGTGGTCCTGTCCATTTTGCTTGCGATAAAATTCAGGATAATTCGCTGCTCGGCGGGCTGATGGCGACCAATTATCTGATTGAATGTGGCCATCGGGAGATCGGTTGTATCACGGGGCCGTTGCAGTTGCATCAGGCTTATATGCGTTACGAAGGCTTTAAAAAAGCCATGAATGAGGCGAAACTGTCGATTAATCCGGCATGGATCGCTGAAGCCAATTTTGAATGCGACGGTGGCGTCGATGCATTTCAGCGTATCTGTCAGCGTGGTCCGCTACCCAGCGCTATATTTGCCGGTAATGACATGATGGCGATGGGGGTGATCAATGCAGCCCACGCCCGGGGCATCCGGATTCCTGAGGATTTGTCGATTATCGGTTACGATGATATCTACATTGCCAAATATGTTACGCCCTCATTAACAACCATCCACCAGCCAAAGCATCGTTTAGGAACTGCTGCGGTTGAGGCGCTGGTTAATCGTCTTGATAAACGGCAGAGCGAGGCACAAATCGTTCATCTTGAACCGACACTGGTCATTCGCGATAGTGTCCGTAAATATCGATAG
- a CDS encoding metal ABC transporter permease: protein MLELLLEPLHYQYMQHAILSSAIVGAVCAFLSAFLMLKGWSLIGDALSHSVVPGVAGAYALGLPYSVGAFIAGFLASIGIALLRSLSHLKEDAIIGFIFTTFFAAGLLLISLNPTSINIEGIIFGSILTVSQSDLMQMLIIAGVSFVLLTLLWKDLMLVFFDETQASSVGLSPTILKIIFFTILSACTVASLQTVGAILVIAMVITPGATAYLLTDRFGLLLIIAITLGFVTSALGAYLSYYLNGATGGTIVLLQTLIFLCAFVFAPKYGVLANRRNAKHRASVGESVDEKSLEKQTVNKTHAHNVVTSGGYHG from the coding sequence ATGTTGGAATTGCTTCTAGAACCGCTACACTATCAATACATGCAGCACGCCATTTTAAGTAGTGCGATCGTCGGTGCGGTATGCGCATTCTTATCCGCTTTTCTGATGCTCAAAGGCTGGTCCCTGATTGGTGATGCGCTGTCTCATTCTGTGGTTCCCGGTGTTGCCGGTGCTTATGCATTAGGATTGCCTTACTCAGTCGGCGCATTTATCGCCGGCTTTCTGGCTTCCATCGGGATCGCGCTGCTCCGGTCACTCTCCCATTTGAAAGAAGATGCCATTATCGGTTTCATTTTCACCACTTTTTTTGCCGCTGGCCTCCTGCTGATTTCACTCAATCCGACGTCAATTAATATTGAAGGGATTATTTTCGGCAGTATCTTAACCGTCAGTCAGTCCGACTTAATGCAAATGCTGATCATCGCCGGCGTGTCATTTGTACTCCTGACATTGCTGTGGAAAGATCTCATGCTGGTGTTCTTCGATGAAACCCAAGCCTCATCTGTTGGTTTATCACCGACCATTCTGAAAATTATATTCTTTACCATTCTCAGTGCCTGTACGGTTGCCTCACTACAAACCGTCGGCGCCATTCTGGTGATCGCCATGGTCATCACTCCGGGAGCAACGGCATACTTACTGACCGACCGATTTGGCCTGCTGTTAATCATTGCCATCACGCTTGGTTTTGTCACCAGCGCTTTAGGTGCCTATCTCAGTTATTACCTGAATGGCGCAACGGGCGGCACGATTGTGTTGCTTCAAACCCTGATCTTTCTCTGCGCCTTTGTCTTTGCACCGAAATATGGTGTGCTCGCGAACCGGAGAAACGCCAAACATCGAGCCTCAGTTGGCGAGTCCGTTGACGAGAAGAGCTTAGAGAAACAGACGGTCAACAAGACACACGCCCACAACGTCGTGACATCAGGTGGTTATCATGGATAA
- a CDS encoding metal ABC transporter substrate-binding protein produces the protein MKKYLMTSFYCALMLLPDMAWAKFKVVTTFTIIQDMAQNIAGDAAEVVSLTKPGAEIHNYQPTPRDIIKAQSADLVLWNGLNLEQWFQRFFSNVKDVPSVVVSDGIQPLSIYTGPYKNKPNPHAWMSPKNALIYVENIRQALVKYDPAHAATYNHNAQAYEKKIQQLSEHIRTQLAAIPEQKRWLVTSEGAFSYLARDYGLKEAFLWPINADQQGTPHQVKALIDTIYQHHIHVLFSESTISDRPAKQVARETGATYGGILYVDSLSTQNGPVPTYLDLLKVTTDTIVRGLRL, from the coding sequence ATGAAAAAATATTTAATGACCTCATTTTACTGTGCTTTGATGCTCTTACCCGACATGGCTTGGGCGAAGTTTAAAGTCGTAACAACATTCACCATTATTCAAGACATGGCACAGAATATTGCCGGAGATGCTGCTGAGGTTGTCTCTTTAACCAAGCCCGGCGCAGAAATTCACAACTATCAACCGACACCGAGAGATATTATCAAAGCGCAGTCCGCTGATCTGGTGTTGTGGAATGGCCTCAATCTAGAGCAGTGGTTCCAACGTTTTTTCTCCAATGTAAAAGACGTACCTTCCGTCGTCGTCAGTGACGGAATTCAGCCACTCTCGATCTATACCGGCCCATATAAAAATAAACCCAATCCTCATGCATGGATGTCTCCGAAAAATGCATTAATCTATGTAGAAAACATCCGTCAGGCACTGGTGAAATACGATCCGGCCCATGCAGCAACATATAATCACAATGCTCAAGCGTATGAGAAAAAGATCCAACAACTGAGTGAACATATTCGGACGCAACTGGCAGCCATCCCTGAACAAAAACGCTGGTTGGTCACCAGTGAAGGCGCTTTCAGCTATCTGGCGAGAGACTATGGCTTAAAAGAAGCGTTTCTCTGGCCGATTAATGCCGATCAACAAGGCACACCACATCAAGTGAAAGCTTTAATTGATACCATCTACCAGCATCATATTCATGTGCTGTTCAGTGAGAGCACTATCTCTGACCGCCCCGCCAAACAGGTTGCCAGAGAAACAGGGGCAACCTATGGCGGTATCCTTTATGTGGATTCTCTCTCAACCCAAAACGGACCGGTTCCGACTTATCTGGATCTACTCAAAGTCACCACCGATACCATTGTCAGAGGATTACGATTATGA
- a CDS encoding metal ABC transporter ATP-binding protein → MSQQPVTLEATQVSVTYNNGFKAIHDVSFRLQGGTICALVGVNGGGKSTLFKSIMGLVKTSQGEILLSQRPVRHALKQNQVAYVPQSEDIDWNFPILVRDVVMQGRYGFMNFLRRPSLTDKDKVQQAMQRMGIENLASRQIGELSGGQKKRVFLARALAQESKTILLDEPFTGVDFTTEEAIMNLLRELRDEGHLILVSTHNLGNIPDYCNEVVFINRTIVAAGNIHDTFTQQNLIATFGGVLKHVGILGETLHQDQDERAVTIFSDHEKPAVFYGKDQHNATLIRDGKSPEQPQSTQR, encoded by the coding sequence ATGAGCCAGCAACCCGTCACACTTGAAGCAACTCAAGTGAGTGTTACATACAATAATGGTTTTAAAGCGATTCACGATGTCAGCTTCCGTTTGCAGGGCGGCACCATTTGTGCGCTGGTGGGTGTGAATGGCGGCGGTAAATCAACACTATTCAAAAGCATCATGGGATTGGTCAAAACTTCTCAAGGCGAAATTCTCTTGTCCCAGCGCCCGGTCCGACATGCACTCAAACAGAATCAAGTCGCTTATGTGCCACAAAGTGAAGATATCGACTGGAACTTTCCGATCCTTGTTCGGGATGTGGTGATGCAAGGACGTTATGGCTTTATGAATTTTCTGCGCCGCCCGAGTCTGACGGATAAAGACAAAGTGCAGCAGGCGATGCAGCGAATGGGCATTGAAAATCTGGCGAGCCGTCAAATCGGAGAACTCTCCGGCGGGCAAAAAAAACGAGTGTTTCTCGCTCGGGCTCTCGCTCAGGAAAGTAAGACGATTTTACTCGATGAACCGTTTACCGGGGTCGACTTTACCACCGAAGAAGCGATTATGAATCTGCTTCGTGAACTCAGAGATGAAGGTCATCTGATTCTAGTGTCGACACACAATCTGGGGAACATTCCCGATTACTGTAATGAAGTAGTGTTTATCAACCGAACCATCGTTGCAGCCGGCAATATTCACGATACCTTCACCCAACAGAATCTGATTGCCACATTTGGCGGGGTACTGAAACACGTCGGGATTCTTGGTGAAACACTGCATCAGGATCAGGATGAACGCGCCGTTACGATTTTCTCAGACCATGAGAAACCTGCGGTCTTTTATGGCAAAGATCAACACAACGCAACACTGATTCGGGACGGCAAATCACCCGAACAACCTCAATCGACCCAGAGGTAA
- a CDS encoding Lrp/AsnC family transcriptional regulator — protein sequence MDQSLDRVDLKLLRLLQQDGRTSNAVLAEKTNISPATCHRRVDRLFKQGTIQSVRAEINPQDIDLGTLVTVGVVLDRSTPESFAEFEAAIVRLPVIIDCQLVAGEFDYFLRVRVQDMADFNQLHANQLIALPGVRQIRTFFVMKEVIHHAPLRF from the coding sequence ATGGATCAATCACTTGATCGTGTCGATCTGAAACTGCTGCGCCTGTTACAACAAGACGGCAGAACGAGTAATGCCGTACTGGCAGAAAAAACCAATATTAGTCCAGCGACATGTCACCGCCGCGTTGATCGCCTGTTCAAACAAGGGACAATTCAATCCGTTAGGGCAGAAATTAATCCACAGGACATTGATTTGGGCACCTTGGTCACTGTCGGTGTAGTACTGGATCGCTCAACACCGGAAAGCTTTGCCGAATTTGAAGCGGCAATTGTTCGCCTACCTGTCATTATTGATTGCCAGTTAGTTGCGGGGGAATTTGATTATTTTCTCCGAGTCCGGGTACAAGATATGGCGGATTTCAATCAACTACATGCCAATCAGTTGATCGCCCTGCCCGGTGTCCGACAGATCCGCACCTTCTTTGTCATGAAAGAAGTCATTCACCATGCGCCGTTACGGTTCTAG